Below is a genomic region from Bartonella harrusi.
GTGACTGATTCGCATCAAAAAAGCGAATCATTTTATCGTATCTTGGTTATTCCCGTCTATTTTTTCGTCCAACCAACTTCCAAATCCTTCAATTAATGCTTCTGTCGCTTGCATCTGCTGTAATTCACTTTTTATTTCACGAAGCAGATTAAAGACCTCACTGTTAGGATTCTCTACAAGTTGCTCTTCAATATCTTGTAATCTCTTATGTAGGTGGTGTTCTTGAAGATGCAAGTAGAGAGCCTGTTTTAATATAGCACGAGCATCTTCTATCGGAGCTCCAATAAAAACCGTGCGCATACCAACATGTTGCACAAGATGTTTCATACGTTCTAACAGAGCTTTTTGCCCTTTTTCTTCTAAAAGCGCAATCATTGTCTCTTTATCATGAAGTTGCTGGTTCCCAAGAATTTCCAACATCGATTGATGGAAACAAACCAATTGCGTATTTTGTAACGCCAGTTCAGCAAGAACTTCAAAATTTTCATACCATAATTCAGGATAGTACGCTAAAATCAATAAAATAACGGCTTCACGCAGTGGAATAGATTGTGACGAATGACGCACGATGTCAGAATTTGCCAAAACAGAAAAAGACGGATCTTTCAACATTCTATTTTGGGAAAGCTGTTGAGAGCGCCCTGTACCTTTTTTTTTCGAAAAATCGGGACGAAAAAAATCAAAAAGTCGTTTTTTTATATCTTGCAAATAATAACGGCGTATATCATCATCCTTAATCGTGAAAATTTGTTGTTTCAGTTGTTTTTCTAGCGCTGCCCGTGCTTCTGGAGTTTCAAAATTCTTTCCATAAGCAGCACGCCACCACAAAAGCTCAATCAATGGAATTGCTTTTTGCAAAAAGGAAGAAAAAAGTTGTGCACCACCAGCAGAAACAATTTCATCTGGATCCTGCCCCTGTGGCAATAAAACAAAGCGTATAGAAACCCCTGCCTTCAAAAGCGGCAAAACGCGATCAGCAACACGAAAAGCAGCTTTTAAACCAGCCTCATCACCATCGAAACACAAAATAGGCTCAGTCCCCATTTGCCATAAAAGCCCAATTTGCTCTTCCGTTATTGCTGTCCCCAAAGGTGCTACCACGCCTTCAAAACCAACTTTTGTCAACGCAATCACATCCATATAACCTTCAACAACTAGGAGTGAATGGATCTTTTCATCGCCAACGAAGCGACTATTTTTGCGAGCAGCTGCTGCATTATAAAGAATATTTCCTTTATGAAACAGCACTGTTTCAGGACTATTGAGATATTTTGCTGGTGCATCTTTTTCTAACGCACGCCCTCCAAACGCCACTACACGTCCGCGTAAATCCTCAATGGGGAACATAATACGATTTCTAAATCGATCATAGGAAATTGTATTATCTTCACTCGATTTAAGAAGTCCACAATCTTCCATTTGCTTGATGGAAATACCACGCGCACTTAAAGCATCCTTCAAAGCAGTACGTTTCCCTGGAGCAAAACCAAT
It encodes:
- the dnaG gene encoding DNA primase is translated as MRFSPDFLDDLRTRLPISIVIGQRVTFDSKKSKPSRGDFWCCCPFHGEKTPSFHCDDRKGRYYCFGCGVSGDIFTFLCELDGLHFSESVERLADFAGIKLPHSDPQSFKRQMEKADLYDVMKIATEFFQQSLHDKSGVNARRYLDARGVSPKLAERFRIGFAPGKRTALKDALSARGISIKQMEDCGLLKSSEDNTISYDRFRNRIMFPIEDLRGRVVAFGGRALEKDAPAKYLNSPETVLFHKGNILYNAAAARKNSRFVGDEKIHSLLVVEGYMDVIALTKVGFEGVVAPLGTAITEEQIGLLWQMGTEPILCFDGDEAGLKAAFRVADRVLPLLKAGVSIRFVLLPQGQDPDEIVSAGGAQLFSSFLQKAIPLIELLWWRAAYGKNFETPEARAALEKQLKQQIFTIKDDDIRRYYLQDIKKRLFDFFRPDFSKKKGTGRSQQLSQNRMLKDPSFSVLANSDIVRHSSQSIPLREAVILLILAYYPELWYENFEVLAELALQNTQLVCFHQSMLEILGNQQLHDKETMIALLEEKGQKALLERMKHLVQHVGMRTVFIGAPIEDARAILKQALYLHLQEHHLHKRLQDIEEQLVENPNSEVFNLLREIKSELQQMQATEALIEGFGSWLDEKIDGNNQDTIK